A genomic stretch from Falco naumanni isolate bFalNau1 chromosome 4, bFalNau1.pat, whole genome shotgun sequence includes:
- the PLPP2 gene encoding phospholipid phosphatase 2 isoform X1, translating to MERRKVFVVLDVLCLAVASLPFVILTLVNSPYKRGFYCNDDSIRYPYKADTITHGLMAGVTITCTVVIISSGEAYLVYTERLYSKSEFNNYLAALYKVVGTFLFGGAISQSLTDLAKYMIGRLRPNFLAVCNPDWSKVNCSIYVQLENVCQGESRNVTESRLSFYSGHSSFGMYCMMFLALYVQARLVGKWARLLRPTIQFFLIAFAIYVGYTRVSDYKHHWSDVLAGLLQGALIAVLIVRYVSDFFKHRPPRQCDEKDPERKPSLPLTMSDPDRNHYSYRGAP from the exons ATGGAGCGCAGGAAGGTCTTCGTGGTGCTCGACGTGCTCTGCTTGGCGGTCG CGTCTCTGCCCTTCGTCATCCTGACGCTGGTGAACTCCCCGTACAAGCGCGGCTTCTACTGCAACGATGATTCCATCCGCTACCCCTACAAGGCAGACACCATCACCCATGGCCTCATGGCTGGTGTCACCATCACCTGCACTGTTGTCATT ATCTCATCGGGGGAGGCGTACCTGGTCTACACAGAGCGCCTCTACTCCAAGTCAGAGTTCAACAACTACCTGGCCGCCCTCTACAAGGTGGTGGGGACCTTCCTCTTTGGGGGGGCCATCAGCCAGTCCCTGACTGACCTGGCCAAGTACATGATTGGCCGTCTCAGGCCAAACTTCCTGGCCGTCTGCAATCCTGACTGGTCCAAGGTGAACTGCTCCATCTACGTGCAGCTGGAGAATGTTTGCCAGGGGGAGAGCAGGAATGTCACCGAGTCCAG ACTGTCCTTCTATTCGGGGCACTCCTCCTTTGGGATGTACTGCATGATGTTCCTGGCG CTCTATGTGCAAGCCCGGCTGGTGGGGAAGTGGGCCCGGCTGCTGCGCCCCACCATCCAGTTCTTCCTCATCGCCTTTGCCATCTACGTGGGCTACACCAGGGTGTCCGACTACAAGCACCACTGGAGCGATGTGCTGGCGGGGCTGCTCCAAGGGGCTCTCATTGCCGTCCTCATC GTCCGCTACGTCTCTGACTTCTTCAAGCACCGTCCCCCACGGCAGTGCGATGAAAAGGACCCAGAGCGCAAGCCCAGCCTGCCGCTCACCATGAGCGACCCCGACCGCAATCACTACAGCTACCGGGGTGCCCCGTGA
- the PLPP2 gene encoding phospholipid phosphatase 2 isoform X2 → MERRKVFVVLDVLCLAVASLPFVILTLVNSPYKRGFYCNDDSIRYPYKADTITHGLMAGVTITCTVVIISSGEAYLVYTERLYSKSEFNNYLAALYKVVGTFLFGGAISQSLTDLAKYMIGRLRPNFLAVCNPDWSKVNCSIYVQLENVCQGESRNVTESRLSFYSGHSSFGMYCMMFLALYVQARLVGKWARLLRPTIQFFLIAFAIYVGYTRVSDYKHHWSDVLAGLLQGALIAVLIGSPNCLPCRSFPGPLRL, encoded by the exons ATGGAGCGCAGGAAGGTCTTCGTGGTGCTCGACGTGCTCTGCTTGGCGGTCG CGTCTCTGCCCTTCGTCATCCTGACGCTGGTGAACTCCCCGTACAAGCGCGGCTTCTACTGCAACGATGATTCCATCCGCTACCCCTACAAGGCAGACACCATCACCCATGGCCTCATGGCTGGTGTCACCATCACCTGCACTGTTGTCATT ATCTCATCGGGGGAGGCGTACCTGGTCTACACAGAGCGCCTCTACTCCAAGTCAGAGTTCAACAACTACCTGGCCGCCCTCTACAAGGTGGTGGGGACCTTCCTCTTTGGGGGGGCCATCAGCCAGTCCCTGACTGACCTGGCCAAGTACATGATTGGCCGTCTCAGGCCAAACTTCCTGGCCGTCTGCAATCCTGACTGGTCCAAGGTGAACTGCTCCATCTACGTGCAGCTGGAGAATGTTTGCCAGGGGGAGAGCAGGAATGTCACCGAGTCCAG ACTGTCCTTCTATTCGGGGCACTCCTCCTTTGGGATGTACTGCATGATGTTCCTGGCG CTCTATGTGCAAGCCCGGCTGGTGGGGAAGTGGGCCCGGCTGCTGCGCCCCACCATCCAGTTCTTCCTCATCGCCTTTGCCATCTACGTGGGCTACACCAGGGTGTCCGACTACAAGCACCACTGGAGCGATGTGCTGGCGGGGCTGCTCCAAGGGGCTCTCATTGCCGTCCTCATC GGGTCCCCAAACTGTCTTCCCTGTCGGTCTTTTCCAGGTCCGCTACGTCTCTGA
- the MIER2 gene encoding mesoderm induction early response protein 2 isoform X4, whose product MGSADHRLNLAEILSQNYGVREEREEDDDTQEKQKSLEELEKSLSASQSSEMPFEELLALYGYEASDPISEQDSESNDIAPNLPDMTLDKEQIAKDLLSGEEEEETQSSADDLTPSVTSHDASDLFANQPGSNNFLADEDKEPCSSPCASSMAEDSEEDSIPSNECKKEIMVGPQYQATVPILHLNRHGEKVLFLLAYENEDQLLWDPNILPEREVEEFLYRAVKRRWDELSSSSLPEGEVVKDNEQALYELVKCNFNAEEALRRLRFNVKVIRDELCAWSEEECRNFEHGFRVHGKNFHLIQANKVRTRSVGECVEYYYMWKKSERYDYFTQQTRLGRKKYVLHPGATDYTDNDLDGGEVENTSRSRSSPPIPSATGCLDPHFGQDQIAIESTEPLSVESTVCSLGSMSESGQGYECSTPSETNCSFDPTEETSSGAISASCTRHAVNPSESGLYALPLAGPALAEKQETLQSSGETITMDFTLPADINEGLPLIAGPVDLDRDPEAVVAPAQVSLSVTDFGLIGIGDVNSFLTAHQACPAPVARSEPLSQ is encoded by the exons ATGGGCTCAGCTGATCACCGACTGAACCTAGCAGAGATCCTTTCACAGAACTATGGTGTGcgggaagaaagggaagaagatgATGATACTCAGGAGAAGCAGAAGTCTTTagaagagctggagaagagTCTCAGTGCCTCTCAG AGCAGTGAAATGCCATTTGAGGAGCTGCTTGCACTTTATGGCTATGAGGCATCTGATCCCATCTCGGAACAGGACAGCGAGAGCAATGATATTGCTCCAAATCTCCCAGATATGACTCTGGACAAG GAACAAATAGCGAAGGATTTGCTTtcaggggaagaagaggaggagacaCAGTCCTCAGCTGATGATCTGACTCCATCCGTCACATCCCACGATGCATCGGACCTCTTCGCAAACCAGCCTGGCT CAAACAACTTCCTCGCTGATGAAGACAAAGAGCCCTGTTCATCTCCATGTGCTTCCTCCATGGCTGAGGATTCAGAGGAGGATTCCATCCCATCTAACGAGTGTAAGAAG GAGATCATGGTTGGACCTCAGTACCAAGCCACTGTTCCCATCCTCCACTTAAACAGGCACGGTGAAAAAG tgctttttctgttaGCCTATGAGAATGAAGATCAGCTGCTTTGGGACCCAAACATACTCCCCGAAAGAGAGGTTGAAGAGTTCCTCTACCGCGCAGTGAAGCGGCGATGGGATGAGCTGTCtagcagcagcctgccagaaGGCGAGGTGGTGAAGGACAACGAGCAG GCTTTGTATGAACTGGTTAAATGCAACTTCAATGCAGAAGAGGCACTGCGGAGGTTACGGTTCAATGTGAAGGTCATCAGAG ATGAGCTTTGTGCCTGGAGTGAGGAAGAATGTAGAAATTTTGAACATGGCTTCAGGGTCCATGGGAAAAACTTTCATCTTATCCAAGCAAACAAG GTCCGCACCCGGTCAGTGGGCGAGTGTGTGGAGTATTACTACATGTGGAAAAAATCAGAGCGCTATGACTACTTCACTCAGCAGACTCGTTTAGGAAGGAAGAAGTACGTCCTCCACCCTGGAGCCAC GGATTACACCGACAATGACTTGGATGGGGGTGAAGTAGAAAACACCAGTCGTTCTCGGAGCTCCCCGCCAATTCCCTCGGCAACTGGCTGCCTGGATCCTCACTTTGGTCAAGATCAGATAGCAATAGAGAGCACAG AGCCCCTGAGCGTGGAGAGCACAGtctgcagcctgggcagcatGAGTGAATCGGGGCAGGGCTATGAGTGCAGTACTCCTTCTGAGACAAATTGCTCCTTCGACCCCACGGAGGAGACGTCCTCAGGCGCCATCTCAGCTTCCTGCACGCGACATGCTGTCAACCCCTCGGAGTCGGGGCTCTACGCTTTGCCGCTGGCAGGACCAGCACtagcagagaagcaggagaCGTTGCAGAGCTCTGGTGAGACGATAACCATGGACTTCACTCTCCCTGCAGACATTAATGAGGGTTTGCCTTTAATTGCTGGCCCCGTGGATTTGGACAGAGACCCAGAGGCAGTGGTGGCCCCTGCGCAAGTGTCCTTATCGGTCACAGATTTTGGCCTCATTGGCATCGGAGATGTAAATAGTTTTCTGACTGCTCATCAGGCTTGCCCAGCACCTGTGGCTCGGTCAGAGCCTTTGTCACAGTGA
- the MIER2 gene encoding mesoderm induction early response protein 2 isoform X3, giving the protein MAEASVGRQSPRVVPYPARSLCPGEPGLQSAAVVSMGSADHRLNLAEILSQNYGVREEREEDDDTQEKQKSLEELEKSLSASQSSEMPFEELLALYGYEASDPISEQDSESNDIAPNLPDMTLDKEQIAKDLLSGEEEEETQSSADDLTPSVTSHDASDLFANQPGSNNFLADEDKEPCSSPCASSMAEDSEEDSIPSNECKKEIMVGPQYQATVPILHLNRHGEKVLFLLAYENEDQLLWDPNILPEREVEEFLYRAVKRRWDELSSSSLPEGEVVKDNEQALYELVKCNFNAEEALRRLRFNVKVIRDELCAWSEEECRNFEHGFRVHGKNFHLIQANKVRTRSVGECVEYYYMWKKSERYDYFTQQTRLGRKKDYTDNDLDGGEVENTSRSRSSPPIPSATGCLDPHFGQDQIAIESTEPLSVESTVCSLGSMSESGQGYECSTPSETNCSFDPTEETSSGAISASCTRHAVNPSESGLYALPLAGPALAEKQETLQSSGETITMDFTLPADINEGLPLIAGPVDLDRDPEAVVAPAQVSLSVTDFGLIGIGDVNSFLTAHQACPAPVARSEPLSQ; this is encoded by the exons ATGGCGGAG GCCTCGGTTGGCAGGCAGAGTCCGAGGGTGGTGCCATACCCAGCCCGCAGTCTATGTCCCGGAGAGCCTGGCCTTCAGAGTGCAGCAG TTGTGTCAATGGGCTCAGCTGATCACCGACTGAACCTAGCAGAGATCCTTTCACAGAACTATGGTGTGcgggaagaaagggaagaagatgATGATACTCAGGAGAAGCAGAAGTCTTTagaagagctggagaagagTCTCAGTGCCTCTCAG AGCAGTGAAATGCCATTTGAGGAGCTGCTTGCACTTTATGGCTATGAGGCATCTGATCCCATCTCGGAACAGGACAGCGAGAGCAATGATATTGCTCCAAATCTCCCAGATATGACTCTGGACAAG GAACAAATAGCGAAGGATTTGCTTtcaggggaagaagaggaggagacaCAGTCCTCAGCTGATGATCTGACTCCATCCGTCACATCCCACGATGCATCGGACCTCTTCGCAAACCAGCCTGGCT CAAACAACTTCCTCGCTGATGAAGACAAAGAGCCCTGTTCATCTCCATGTGCTTCCTCCATGGCTGAGGATTCAGAGGAGGATTCCATCCCATCTAACGAGTGTAAGAAG GAGATCATGGTTGGACCTCAGTACCAAGCCACTGTTCCCATCCTCCACTTAAACAGGCACGGTGAAAAAG tgctttttctgttaGCCTATGAGAATGAAGATCAGCTGCTTTGGGACCCAAACATACTCCCCGAAAGAGAGGTTGAAGAGTTCCTCTACCGCGCAGTGAAGCGGCGATGGGATGAGCTGTCtagcagcagcctgccagaaGGCGAGGTGGTGAAGGACAACGAGCAG GCTTTGTATGAACTGGTTAAATGCAACTTCAATGCAGAAGAGGCACTGCGGAGGTTACGGTTCAATGTGAAGGTCATCAGAG ATGAGCTTTGTGCCTGGAGTGAGGAAGAATGTAGAAATTTTGAACATGGCTTCAGGGTCCATGGGAAAAACTTTCATCTTATCCAAGCAAACAAG GTCCGCACCCGGTCAGTGGGCGAGTGTGTGGAGTATTACTACATGTGGAAAAAATCAGAGCGCTATGACTACTTCACTCAGCAGACTCGTTTAGGAAGGAAGAA GGATTACACCGACAATGACTTGGATGGGGGTGAAGTAGAAAACACCAGTCGTTCTCGGAGCTCCCCGCCAATTCCCTCGGCAACTGGCTGCCTGGATCCTCACTTTGGTCAAGATCAGATAGCAATAGAGAGCACAG AGCCCCTGAGCGTGGAGAGCACAGtctgcagcctgggcagcatGAGTGAATCGGGGCAGGGCTATGAGTGCAGTACTCCTTCTGAGACAAATTGCTCCTTCGACCCCACGGAGGAGACGTCCTCAGGCGCCATCTCAGCTTCCTGCACGCGACATGCTGTCAACCCCTCGGAGTCGGGGCTCTACGCTTTGCCGCTGGCAGGACCAGCACtagcagagaagcaggagaCGTTGCAGAGCTCTGGTGAGACGATAACCATGGACTTCACTCTCCCTGCAGACATTAATGAGGGTTTGCCTTTAATTGCTGGCCCCGTGGATTTGGACAGAGACCCAGAGGCAGTGGTGGCCCCTGCGCAAGTGTCCTTATCGGTCACAGATTTTGGCCTCATTGGCATCGGAGATGTAAATAGTTTTCTGACTGCTCATCAGGCTTGCCCAGCACCTGTGGCTCGGTCAGAGCCTTTGTCACAGTGA
- the MIER2 gene encoding mesoderm induction early response protein 2 isoform X1 — protein sequence MAEASVGRQSPRVVPYPARSLCPGEPGLQSAAVVSMGSADHRLNLAEILSQNYGVREEREEDDDTQEKQKSLEELEKSLSASQSSEMPFEELLALYGYEASDPISEQDSESNDIAPNLPDMTLDKEQIAKDLLSGEEEEETQSSADDLTPSVTSHDASDLFANQPGSNNFLADEDKEPCSSPCASSMAEDSEEDSIPSNECKKEIMVGPQYQATVPILHLNRHGEKVLFLLAYENEDQLLWDPNILPEREVEEFLYRAVKRRWDELSSSSLPEGEVVKDNEQALYELVKCNFNAEEALRRLRFNVKVIRDELCAWSEEECRNFEHGFRVHGKNFHLIQANKVRTRSVGECVEYYYMWKKSERYDYFTQQTRLGRKKYVLHPGATDYTDNDLDGGEVENTSRSRSSPPIPSATGCLDPHFGQDQIAIESTEPLSVESTVCSLGSMSESGQGYECSTPSETNCSFDPTEETSSGAISASCTRHAVNPSESGLYALPLAGPALAEKQETLQSSGETITMDFTLPADINEGLPLIAGPVDLDRDPEAVVAPAQVSLSVTDFGLIGIGDVNSFLTAHQACPAPVARSEPLSQ from the exons ATGGCGGAG GCCTCGGTTGGCAGGCAGAGTCCGAGGGTGGTGCCATACCCAGCCCGCAGTCTATGTCCCGGAGAGCCTGGCCTTCAGAGTGCAGCAG TTGTGTCAATGGGCTCAGCTGATCACCGACTGAACCTAGCAGAGATCCTTTCACAGAACTATGGTGTGcgggaagaaagggaagaagatgATGATACTCAGGAGAAGCAGAAGTCTTTagaagagctggagaagagTCTCAGTGCCTCTCAG AGCAGTGAAATGCCATTTGAGGAGCTGCTTGCACTTTATGGCTATGAGGCATCTGATCCCATCTCGGAACAGGACAGCGAGAGCAATGATATTGCTCCAAATCTCCCAGATATGACTCTGGACAAG GAACAAATAGCGAAGGATTTGCTTtcaggggaagaagaggaggagacaCAGTCCTCAGCTGATGATCTGACTCCATCCGTCACATCCCACGATGCATCGGACCTCTTCGCAAACCAGCCTGGCT CAAACAACTTCCTCGCTGATGAAGACAAAGAGCCCTGTTCATCTCCATGTGCTTCCTCCATGGCTGAGGATTCAGAGGAGGATTCCATCCCATCTAACGAGTGTAAGAAG GAGATCATGGTTGGACCTCAGTACCAAGCCACTGTTCCCATCCTCCACTTAAACAGGCACGGTGAAAAAG tgctttttctgttaGCCTATGAGAATGAAGATCAGCTGCTTTGGGACCCAAACATACTCCCCGAAAGAGAGGTTGAAGAGTTCCTCTACCGCGCAGTGAAGCGGCGATGGGATGAGCTGTCtagcagcagcctgccagaaGGCGAGGTGGTGAAGGACAACGAGCAG GCTTTGTATGAACTGGTTAAATGCAACTTCAATGCAGAAGAGGCACTGCGGAGGTTACGGTTCAATGTGAAGGTCATCAGAG ATGAGCTTTGTGCCTGGAGTGAGGAAGAATGTAGAAATTTTGAACATGGCTTCAGGGTCCATGGGAAAAACTTTCATCTTATCCAAGCAAACAAG GTCCGCACCCGGTCAGTGGGCGAGTGTGTGGAGTATTACTACATGTGGAAAAAATCAGAGCGCTATGACTACTTCACTCAGCAGACTCGTTTAGGAAGGAAGAAGTACGTCCTCCACCCTGGAGCCAC GGATTACACCGACAATGACTTGGATGGGGGTGAAGTAGAAAACACCAGTCGTTCTCGGAGCTCCCCGCCAATTCCCTCGGCAACTGGCTGCCTGGATCCTCACTTTGGTCAAGATCAGATAGCAATAGAGAGCACAG AGCCCCTGAGCGTGGAGAGCACAGtctgcagcctgggcagcatGAGTGAATCGGGGCAGGGCTATGAGTGCAGTACTCCTTCTGAGACAAATTGCTCCTTCGACCCCACGGAGGAGACGTCCTCAGGCGCCATCTCAGCTTCCTGCACGCGACATGCTGTCAACCCCTCGGAGTCGGGGCTCTACGCTTTGCCGCTGGCAGGACCAGCACtagcagagaagcaggagaCGTTGCAGAGCTCTGGTGAGACGATAACCATGGACTTCACTCTCCCTGCAGACATTAATGAGGGTTTGCCTTTAATTGCTGGCCCCGTGGATTTGGACAGAGACCCAGAGGCAGTGGTGGCCCCTGCGCAAGTGTCCTTATCGGTCACAGATTTTGGCCTCATTGGCATCGGAGATGTAAATAGTTTTCTGACTGCTCATCAGGCTTGCCCAGCACCTGTGGCTCGGTCAGAGCCTTTGTCACAGTGA
- the MIER2 gene encoding mesoderm induction early response protein 2 isoform X2, with the protein MAEASVGRQSPRVVPYPARSLCPGEPGLQSAAVVSMGSADHRLNLAEILSQNYGVREEREEDDDTQEKQKSLEELEKSLSASQSSEMPFEELLALYGYEASDPISEQDSESNDIAPNLPDMTLDKEQIAKDLLSGEEEEETQSSADDLTPSVTSHDASDLFANQPGSNNFLADEDKEPCSSPCASSMAEDSEEDSIPSNECKKEIMVGPQYQATVPILHLNRHGEKAYENEDQLLWDPNILPEREVEEFLYRAVKRRWDELSSSSLPEGEVVKDNEQALYELVKCNFNAEEALRRLRFNVKVIRDELCAWSEEECRNFEHGFRVHGKNFHLIQANKVRTRSVGECVEYYYMWKKSERYDYFTQQTRLGRKKYVLHPGATDYTDNDLDGGEVENTSRSRSSPPIPSATGCLDPHFGQDQIAIESTEPLSVESTVCSLGSMSESGQGYECSTPSETNCSFDPTEETSSGAISASCTRHAVNPSESGLYALPLAGPALAEKQETLQSSGETITMDFTLPADINEGLPLIAGPVDLDRDPEAVVAPAQVSLSVTDFGLIGIGDVNSFLTAHQACPAPVARSEPLSQ; encoded by the exons ATGGCGGAG GCCTCGGTTGGCAGGCAGAGTCCGAGGGTGGTGCCATACCCAGCCCGCAGTCTATGTCCCGGAGAGCCTGGCCTTCAGAGTGCAGCAG TTGTGTCAATGGGCTCAGCTGATCACCGACTGAACCTAGCAGAGATCCTTTCACAGAACTATGGTGTGcgggaagaaagggaagaagatgATGATACTCAGGAGAAGCAGAAGTCTTTagaagagctggagaagagTCTCAGTGCCTCTCAG AGCAGTGAAATGCCATTTGAGGAGCTGCTTGCACTTTATGGCTATGAGGCATCTGATCCCATCTCGGAACAGGACAGCGAGAGCAATGATATTGCTCCAAATCTCCCAGATATGACTCTGGACAAG GAACAAATAGCGAAGGATTTGCTTtcaggggaagaagaggaggagacaCAGTCCTCAGCTGATGATCTGACTCCATCCGTCACATCCCACGATGCATCGGACCTCTTCGCAAACCAGCCTGGCT CAAACAACTTCCTCGCTGATGAAGACAAAGAGCCCTGTTCATCTCCATGTGCTTCCTCCATGGCTGAGGATTCAGAGGAGGATTCCATCCCATCTAACGAGTGTAAGAAG GAGATCATGGTTGGACCTCAGTACCAAGCCACTGTTCCCATCCTCCACTTAAACAGGCACGGTGAAAAAG CCTATGAGAATGAAGATCAGCTGCTTTGGGACCCAAACATACTCCCCGAAAGAGAGGTTGAAGAGTTCCTCTACCGCGCAGTGAAGCGGCGATGGGATGAGCTGTCtagcagcagcctgccagaaGGCGAGGTGGTGAAGGACAACGAGCAG GCTTTGTATGAACTGGTTAAATGCAACTTCAATGCAGAAGAGGCACTGCGGAGGTTACGGTTCAATGTGAAGGTCATCAGAG ATGAGCTTTGTGCCTGGAGTGAGGAAGAATGTAGAAATTTTGAACATGGCTTCAGGGTCCATGGGAAAAACTTTCATCTTATCCAAGCAAACAAG GTCCGCACCCGGTCAGTGGGCGAGTGTGTGGAGTATTACTACATGTGGAAAAAATCAGAGCGCTATGACTACTTCACTCAGCAGACTCGTTTAGGAAGGAAGAAGTACGTCCTCCACCCTGGAGCCAC GGATTACACCGACAATGACTTGGATGGGGGTGAAGTAGAAAACACCAGTCGTTCTCGGAGCTCCCCGCCAATTCCCTCGGCAACTGGCTGCCTGGATCCTCACTTTGGTCAAGATCAGATAGCAATAGAGAGCACAG AGCCCCTGAGCGTGGAGAGCACAGtctgcagcctgggcagcatGAGTGAATCGGGGCAGGGCTATGAGTGCAGTACTCCTTCTGAGACAAATTGCTCCTTCGACCCCACGGAGGAGACGTCCTCAGGCGCCATCTCAGCTTCCTGCACGCGACATGCTGTCAACCCCTCGGAGTCGGGGCTCTACGCTTTGCCGCTGGCAGGACCAGCACtagcagagaagcaggagaCGTTGCAGAGCTCTGGTGAGACGATAACCATGGACTTCACTCTCCCTGCAGACATTAATGAGGGTTTGCCTTTAATTGCTGGCCCCGTGGATTTGGACAGAGACCCAGAGGCAGTGGTGGCCCCTGCGCAAGTGTCCTTATCGGTCACAGATTTTGGCCTCATTGGCATCGGAGATGTAAATAGTTTTCTGACTGCTCATCAGGCTTGCCCAGCACCTGTGGCTCGGTCAGAGCCTTTGTCACAGTGA
- the MIER2 gene encoding mesoderm induction early response protein 2 isoform X5, whose protein sequence is MPFEELLALYGYEASDPISEQDSESNDIAPNLPDMTLDKEQIAKDLLSGEEEEETQSSADDLTPSVTSHDASDLFANQPGSNNFLADEDKEPCSSPCASSMAEDSEEDSIPSNECKKEIMVGPQYQATVPILHLNRHGEKVLFLLAYENEDQLLWDPNILPEREVEEFLYRAVKRRWDELSSSSLPEGEVVKDNEQALYELVKCNFNAEEALRRLRFNVKVIRDELCAWSEEECRNFEHGFRVHGKNFHLIQANKVRTRSVGECVEYYYMWKKSERYDYFTQQTRLGRKKYVLHPGATDYTDNDLDGGEVENTSRSRSSPPIPSATGCLDPHFGQDQIAIESTEPLSVESTVCSLGSMSESGQGYECSTPSETNCSFDPTEETSSGAISASCTRHAVNPSESGLYALPLAGPALAEKQETLQSSGETITMDFTLPADINEGLPLIAGPVDLDRDPEAVVAPAQVSLSVTDFGLIGIGDVNSFLTAHQACPAPVARSEPLSQ, encoded by the exons ATGCCATTTGAGGAGCTGCTTGCACTTTATGGCTATGAGGCATCTGATCCCATCTCGGAACAGGACAGCGAGAGCAATGATATTGCTCCAAATCTCCCAGATATGACTCTGGACAAG GAACAAATAGCGAAGGATTTGCTTtcaggggaagaagaggaggagacaCAGTCCTCAGCTGATGATCTGACTCCATCCGTCACATCCCACGATGCATCGGACCTCTTCGCAAACCAGCCTGGCT CAAACAACTTCCTCGCTGATGAAGACAAAGAGCCCTGTTCATCTCCATGTGCTTCCTCCATGGCTGAGGATTCAGAGGAGGATTCCATCCCATCTAACGAGTGTAAGAAG GAGATCATGGTTGGACCTCAGTACCAAGCCACTGTTCCCATCCTCCACTTAAACAGGCACGGTGAAAAAG tgctttttctgttaGCCTATGAGAATGAAGATCAGCTGCTTTGGGACCCAAACATACTCCCCGAAAGAGAGGTTGAAGAGTTCCTCTACCGCGCAGTGAAGCGGCGATGGGATGAGCTGTCtagcagcagcctgccagaaGGCGAGGTGGTGAAGGACAACGAGCAG GCTTTGTATGAACTGGTTAAATGCAACTTCAATGCAGAAGAGGCACTGCGGAGGTTACGGTTCAATGTGAAGGTCATCAGAG ATGAGCTTTGTGCCTGGAGTGAGGAAGAATGTAGAAATTTTGAACATGGCTTCAGGGTCCATGGGAAAAACTTTCATCTTATCCAAGCAAACAAG GTCCGCACCCGGTCAGTGGGCGAGTGTGTGGAGTATTACTACATGTGGAAAAAATCAGAGCGCTATGACTACTTCACTCAGCAGACTCGTTTAGGAAGGAAGAAGTACGTCCTCCACCCTGGAGCCAC GGATTACACCGACAATGACTTGGATGGGGGTGAAGTAGAAAACACCAGTCGTTCTCGGAGCTCCCCGCCAATTCCCTCGGCAACTGGCTGCCTGGATCCTCACTTTGGTCAAGATCAGATAGCAATAGAGAGCACAG AGCCCCTGAGCGTGGAGAGCACAGtctgcagcctgggcagcatGAGTGAATCGGGGCAGGGCTATGAGTGCAGTACTCCTTCTGAGACAAATTGCTCCTTCGACCCCACGGAGGAGACGTCCTCAGGCGCCATCTCAGCTTCCTGCACGCGACATGCTGTCAACCCCTCGGAGTCGGGGCTCTACGCTTTGCCGCTGGCAGGACCAGCACtagcagagaagcaggagaCGTTGCAGAGCTCTGGTGAGACGATAACCATGGACTTCACTCTCCCTGCAGACATTAATGAGGGTTTGCCTTTAATTGCTGGCCCCGTGGATTTGGACAGAGACCCAGAGGCAGTGGTGGCCCCTGCGCAAGTGTCCTTATCGGTCACAGATTTTGGCCTCATTGGCATCGGAGATGTAAATAGTTTTCTGACTGCTCATCAGGCTTGCCCAGCACCTGTGGCTCGGTCAGAGCCTTTGTCACAGTGA